A region of Mycosarcoma maydis chromosome 15, whole genome shotgun sequence DNA encodes the following proteins:
- a CDS encoding dolichyl-diphosphooligosaccharide-protein glycotransferase (related to WBP1 - oligosaccharyl transferase beta subunit precursor) — protein MLWHTRRDGVRRLTTLAPLLLVVVFALFCTLACALPSATGDRILVVVDQSAKSTYSNLFASLSSRGYKVDFKAPRDTKPELVQHDVLSYDHLMLLSPASKSLAADLSPQKLVEYLKAGGNMVVGLDSSVSEMQRDLAREFSLEFEQRGSALVDHFRYSSEHDAGNHTAVLVGGKRSARTAGLSGGGLVQNKNVFSQVTLEAVEQSPLLYRGIVHRVGANPLAFPLIVAPATSYSSEVPLLAKEQLEAVESTSYSTPAPVTVTTTKMVEGETVTSVTLSTPRAVATVIKRESTSKLGKDGWVAKKRNSVDALEARKELVAGLGTGSGSTHALVSLVSGFQLASNSARAVFVGSTEMLSDAFFSDASSGSVNQLVVADLTAWTFQEKGVLKLIGTHHHRVKSGATDTRQDYEETQEANKMYRINDHVYYSVDVAEHDAQLGWIGASNQLDLQVSFKMLDPYITAHLAPVDVDSTNSSCVGFNSTGASPAFTRFATTFQLPDRHGVFSFILDFKRTGLSFLHAKDTAPLRPFNHDEYPRFLSSSWPYITGAFSTVTGFLVFCALWLTIRDHPGPAKKNN, from the coding sequence ATGTTGTGGCATACTCGCAGAGATGGCGTGCGCCGTCTGACCACGCTCGCACCGCTGCTTTTGGTCGTCGTTTTCGCACTCTTCTGCACACTGGCTTGCGCGTTACCATCAGCAACAGGCGACCGCATCCTCGTTGTGGTTGATCAGAGCGCCAAGAGCACCTACTCGAACTTGTTTGCATCGTTAAGCTCGAGAGGATACAAGGTGGATTTCAAAGCACCTCGCGACACCAAGCCGGAGCTGGTGCAACACGATGTGCTCTCGTACGATCATCTGATGCTTCTTTCTCCCGCTAGCAAGTCGTTGGCGGCTGACCTTTCACCACAAAAGCTCGTAGAGTATCTCAAGGCGGGAGGCAACATGGTGGTTGGCTTGGACTCGAGTGTAAGCGAGATGCAGCGCGATCTGGCTCGCGAGTTCTCGCTCGAGTTTGAGCAACGAGGTAGTGCATTGGTGGACCACTTCCGATACAGCAGCGAGCACGATGCTGGTAATCACACTGCAGTTCTCGTCGGCGGCAAGAGGTCGGCGCGCACCGCAGGTCTCAGTGGTGGAGGGCTGGTACAGAACAAGAACGTGTTTTCGCAAGTGACACTTGAAGCGGTGGAGCAGTCACCTCTGTTGTATCGCGGCATCGTACATCGAGTAGGTGCCAATCCACTCGCGTTCCCACTCATTGTTGCGCCCGCGACGAGCTACTCTTCCGAAGTGCCTTTGTTGGCCAAGGAGCAACTGGAAGCAGTTGAGTCGACTTCGTACTCGACACCAGCGCCTGTCACTGTGACCACAACCAAGATGGTCGAGGGTGAAACAGTGACGTCGGTGACGCTCTCGACGCCGCGTGCGGTGGCTACGGTGATCAAGCGCGAATCCAcgagcaagctcggcaaggaTGGCTGGGTTGCTAAGAAGCGCAACAGcgtggatgcgctcgaggctCGCAAGGAGCTCGTTGCGGGTCTTGGCACCGGCAGTGGCTCTACGCACGCGCTAGTGTCGCTCGTGTCGGGCTTCCAACTGGCATCCAACAGCGCACGAGCGGTTTTCGTCGGATCGACCGAGATGCTCTCTGACGCGTTCTTCTCGGATGCATCTTCGGGATCGGTCAACCAACTGGTGGTGGCGGATCTGACCGCCTGGACATTCCAGGAAAAGGGCGTGTTGAAGCTGATTGGCactcaccaccaccgcgtGAAATCGGGCGCAACGGACACGCGTCAAGACTACGAAGAGACGCAAGAGGCCAATAAAATGTATCGCATCAACGACCATGTCTACTACAGCGTCGATGTGGCCGAGCATGATGCGCAGTTGGGGTGGATCGGCGCTAGCAACCAATTGGATCTTCAGGTGTCgttcaagatgctcgatcCGTACATTACCGCGCATCTGGCACCTGTGGACGTGGACAGCACAAACTCCTCTTGCGTCGGTTTCAACTCGACTGGCGCTAGTCCCGCGTTCACGCGCTTCGCAACCACGTTCCAGCTCCCTGATCGACACGGTGTGTTCTCCTTCATCCTCGACTTCAAACGCACCGGCCTCTCGTTCCTCCATGCCAAAGACACCGCCCCCCTGCGGCCGTTCAACCACGACGAGTATCcgcgcttcttgtcctCCAGCTGGCCGTACATCACCGGTGCCTTCTCCACTGTAACCggcttcctcgtcttctgcGCCCTCTGGCTCACCATCCGCGACCACCCCGGTCccgccaagaagaacaacTAG
- a CDS encoding uncharacterized protein (related to Serine/threonine protein kinase) — MNPSYTERRASAHPTMSSSAHHASSTPSAASIDPTTSHAISSGIPITSPAALSYFAAHPRRQQVHFGNYLLLQTLGEGEFGKVKLGVHKEWGEEVAVKLIKRDKVANDAAPLHLDDSAQKDPAKMSKVEREIQVLKDVRHPNIVRLYEVIESDRYIGIVLEYASGGELFDHILAHKYLKEEHACRLFAQLISGVSYLHHKKIVHRDLKLENLLLDRNRNVIITDFGFANNFEHKRNDLMATSCGSPCYAAPELVVQDGLYAGSAVDVWSCGVILYAMLAGYLPFDDDPANPDGDNINLLYKYILATPLSFPEYITAQPRDLLSKMLVPDPTRRATLEQVMQHSWLRHYRELFKFSVDDLERAAMEQQTKKRQMYRQQMMYQQQLQEQQRRQQMERSQSVRHNVSHLPVGTAYTANTAVSAVSAANVAHRQTLPISATVPDRLYEPIGSASRGADHSVTPQRAPTASSHQPPVAPTASADAAIAPLPRASTHNNVAAAADAAAAVAAAPSPVDPVTALGNARGEPRTRLDDAVPTIAAAYETEPRQLAAQKVQRHTIQLEYGGDERPRKESAPGSRQASQTQRNASASSTSSKLAEIERTKTAADKPAANANAIVPPSVLQSTSVQVPATSVVVPESEKANISKAGAPDMMRSVSASAASRVSVPPPIMEQTQPSVSAHRSTQPTSSSRVRAPSSASRNNADSGSTGHATRIPTSASQRVVSTSSAASEPVGFPSSATERTIPSADADAAAGRISASRRASNGAEITEPSHRSPSATRHATADNAPVTSASASARHRKGMSTDKFFLSRLLGSNSANQPNGAGVAGDKVSANGSDAAGDKTKRDSMNRPAPERAPSSSSTGKNGRRKAMSLVVGHASGEASSAAADRNRALKAGMPHSATRATFGTQVSGKADDSVSSAQKQRKGSASLASQTTSTSRAAQSSTRPQPLQPSLQQQQQQQDKAFNDGSTIASSSTAGPSSNAAKKVMDWFRKKSLSRGTFNEQPPLGLFERSPTSSYMHGSASQTPSVIVTSAPNGTSRHAEAPSGGSSVPSSRSTSGTHSENSEATEMTQLTNLSDASHQEGDGLKSSASTVQQQATPKASLSAVSNVSDASAAGSLVSTRSQQQQRPQPRVATATSASTTPARFNEARLRYHLGAVDQSALTSRSPIEVLKEVQRVLYEMGIDVRTEKDEDFKLECVRRKRAKTLMSATHGFGMSIRSSVFPPTQADVERSSRMSHRDSLTPSASSPGGGSLRSFLKRSSLQPGATSPKMGSSTLPSSATVTSNLGGAVHDENQPPPLYGDASVDGGQEIRFSVEVTRIKNLTGLYSLDIRRMKGNLWAYKFVYQALLDRCQLGSSTAAVG, encoded by the coding sequence ATGAACCCCAGCTACACCGAGCGAAGGGCTAGCGCCCACCCTACCATGTCCTCTAGCGCCCATCACGCCTCCTCCACGCCCTCCGCCGCATCCATCGATCCCACTACCAGCCACGCCATCTCTTCCGGCATCCCTATCACCTCGCCCGCCGCCCTCTCCTACTTTGCCGCCCATCCGCGTCGCCAGCAAGTCCACTTTGGCAACTACCTCTTGCTTCAAACTCTCGGCGAGGGAGAATTCGgcaaggtcaagctcggcgtTCACAAAGAATGGGGTGAAGAGGTCGCTGtcaagctcatcaagcGCGACAAGGTCGCCAACGACGCTGCTCccctccacctcgacgacTCGGCTCAAAAGGACCCCGCCAAAATGTCCAAGGTCGAGCGCGAAATTCAAGTCCTCAAGGACGTACGTCATCCCAACATTGTCCGTCTCTACGAAGTCATTGAATCCGACCGCTACATTGGCATCGTCCTCGAGTACGCCTCAGGCGGAGAGCTCTTCGACCACATCCTTGCGCACAAGTACCTCAAGGAAGAGCACGCCTGCCGTCTCTTTGCCCAGCTCATCTCGGGCGTTTCCTACCTTCACCACAAAAAGATTGTCCATCGCGAtctcaagctcgaaaacttgctcctcgaccgcaaccgcaacgTCATTATCACCGATTTCGGCTTTGCCAACAATTTCGAGCACAAGCGTAACGACCTCATGGCCACCAGCTGCGGCTCCCCCTGCTACGCTGCTcccgagctcgtcgtccaggACGGCCTCTACGCCGGCTCCGCCGTCGACGTCTGGTCCTGTGGTGTCATTCTCTACGCCATGCTCGCCGGCTACCTCCCCTTCGACGACGACCCTGCCAACCCGGACGGCGACAACATCAACCTGCTCTACAAGTACATCCTCGCTACGCCTCTCTCCTTCCCCGAGTACATCACTGCTCAGCCGCGCGATCTGCTCTCCAAGATGCTCGTTCCCGATCCCACCCGTCGTGCTACGCTCGAGCAAGTCATGCAGCACAGCTGGCTTCGCCATTACCGCGAACTCTTCAAGTTTTCCGTCGACGACCTCGAACGTGCTGCCATGGAGCAACAGACAAAGAAGCGCCAGATGTATCGTCAACAGATGATGTACCAGCAACAGCTTCAAGAGCAACAGCGACGCCAACAAATGGAGCGCAGCCAGTCGGTTCGCCACAACGTCTCCCACCTCCCCGTCGGCACCGCCTACACCGCCAACACCGCCGTCTCCGCCGTCTCCGCCGCCAATGTCGCGCACCGGCAAACGCTCCCCATCAGTGCTACCGTCCCCGATCGCCTCTACGAGCCTATCGGCAGCGCCAGCCGCGGAGCTGACCACAGTGTTACTCCTCAGCGCGCCCCCACTGCATCCTCCCATCAGCCTCCTGTTGCGCCAACTGCTTccgccgatgctgccatcgccCCGCTGCCTCGCGCCTCTACGCACAACaacgttgctgctgctgctgatgctgctgctgccgttgccgcTGCTCCATCGCCCGTCGACCCCGTTACGGCGCTTGGCAATGCTCGCGGCGAGCCACGTACTCGCCTCGATGACGCCGTCCCCACCATCGCCGCTGCTTACGAGACTGAACCGCGCCAATTAGCCGCTCAAAAGGTTCAGCGTCACACCATTCAGCTCGAGTACGGCGGTGATGAGCGCCCTCGCAAAGAGTCGGCTCCAGGCTCTCGTCAAGCTTCGCAGACTCAGCGCAACgccagcgcaagcagcaccagctccAAGCTGGCCGAAATCGAGCGCACAAAAACGGCCGCCGACAAGcccgctgccaacgccaacgccatcgTCCCGCCCTCGGTCTTGCAGTCCACTTCCGTCCAAGTGCCTGCCACTTCGGTCGTCGTCCCCGAGAGCGAAAAGGCGAACATCAGCAAGGCAGGTGCCCCCGACATGATGCGTTCCGTCTCGGCTAGTGCGGCATCCCGCGTGTCTGTGCCTCCCCCCATCATGGAGCAAACCCAGCCGTCTGTTTCAGCCCATCGAAGCACGCAGCCCACATCGAGCTCCAGGGTCCGTGCTcccagctcggcaagccGAAACAACGCCGACAGCGGCAGTACTGGTCATGCCACTCGCATTCCGACCAGCGCTAGCCAGCGCGTCGTCTCGACTTCGAGTGCTGCTAGCGAGCCCGTCGGCTTCCCCTCGTCCGCCACCGAGCGTACCATTCCTTccgccgatgccgatgccgcTGCCGGCCGGATCAGTGCTTCGCGACGAGCCAGTAACGGCGCCGAGATTACCGAACCTTCTCACCGCTCTCCCTCTGCAACTCGGCACGCCACCGCAGACAACGCTCCGGTcacatccgcatccgcatctgcACGCCACCGCAAGGGCATGTCGACCGACAAGTTTTTTCTCTCACGCCTCTTGGGTTCCAACAGCGCCAACCAACCCAACGGTGCCGGTGTAGCTGGCGACAAGGTCTCCGCTAACGGAAGTGACGCCGCTGGCGACAAGACCAAAAGGGACAGCATGAACCGACCAGCTCCCGAACGCGCTCCCAGCTCCAGCAGTACCGGAAAGAACGGCCGGCGCAAGGCCATGAGTCTTGTCGTAGGCCATGCTTCCGGCGAAGCttcgtctgctgctgctgatcgtAACCGCGCTCTCAAGGCCGGCATGCCCCACTCGGCCACACGAGCTACCTTTGGCACGCAGGTTTCCGGAAAGGCGGACGATAGCGTCTCCTCCGCAcagaagcagcgcaagGGTTCTGCTAGCTTGGCCAGCCAAACGACTTCGACTTCGCGAGCGGCGCAGAGCAGCACGCGTCCTCAGCCGTTGCAGCCGtcgcttcagcagcagcagcagcagcaggacaAAGCCTTTAACGACGGATCGACGATCGCCAGTAGCTCAACTGCCGGCCCTTCGAGCAATGCAGCCAAGAAGGTTATGGACTGGTTCCGAAAGAAGAGTCTTTCGCGCGGCACGTTTAACGAGCAGCCACCGCTGGGCCTCTTTGAACGATCGCCTACATCTTCGTATATGCATGGTTCCGCATCTCAGACGCCTTCAGTGATTGTGACGAGCGCTCCCAACGGTACGAGCCGACACGCCGAAGCGCCTAGCGGCGGCTCGTCGGTGCCCTCTTCACGTTCCACCTCGGGCACTCACAGCGAGAACAGCGAAGCCACCGAAATGACGCAGCTCACCAACCTGAGCGATGCCTCTCACCAGGAAGGCGACGGTCTCAAGTCGAGTGCTTCAACTGTACAGCAGCAGGCCACGCCCAAAGCGTCGCTCTCTGCTGTATCGAATGTCTCGgatgcttctgctgctggatctCTAGTATCGACGCGctcacagcagcagcagcgaccgCAACCGCGAGTCGCAACGGCAACGTCTGCATCGACCACCCCGGCTCGCTTCAACGAGGCGCGCCTTCGCTACCACCTCGGAGCTGTGGACCAGTCAGCTCTGACGTCGCGATCGCCGATCGAAGTGCTGAAAGAAGTGCAGCGCGTGTTGTACGAGATGGGCATCGACGTGCGCACCGAAAAGGACGAAGACTTTAAGCTCGAGTGCGTTCGTCGCAAGCGTGCCAAGACTCTTATGAGCGCAACGCACGGCTTTGGAATGAGCATCCGCAGCTCCGTGTTCCCTCCGACGCAAGCTGATGTCGAGCGCTCTTCGCGCATGAGCCATCGTGACTCTCTGACGCCCAGCGCCAGCTCGCCCGGCGGGGGGTCGCTGCGCAGCTTCCTCAAGCGTTCGTCGCTTCAGCCTGGCGCCACGAGCCCCAAGATGGGTTCCTCTACCTTACCGTCTTCGGCGACAGTGACGAGCAACTTGGGCGGAGCGGTGCACGACGAAAATCAGCCGCCTCCGCTCTACGGCGATGCCTCGGTCGACGGCGGGCAGGAAATCCGTTTCTCCGTCGAGGTCACTCGAATCAAGAACCTCACCGGCCTTTACAGCCTCGACATTCGTAGGATGAAGGGCAATCTGTGGGCATACAAGTTCGTCTACCAGGCGCTCCTCGATCGATGTCAGttgggcagcagcaccgccgcTGTTGGCTGA
- a CDS encoding diphthine--ammonia ligase, producing the protein MKVVGLLSGGKDSCYNLIHCVQQGHELVALATLAPPGSKDELDSYMYQTVGHDAVHLVAEAMQLPLYRRVIKGTAINQRAEYGLRTTSLSSSIASSSTSKAGPLQDETEDLYHLLMDVKQHHPDVEAVSVGAILSNYQRVRVEHVAMRADVNLTPLTFLWQRSQSELYAEMLQAGLVSILIKVAGIGLDERDLGKTLGQMQRKLERLSAMYGAHVCGEGGEYETLTIDSPLFRKRIEVGDTETVIHSDGGGFGSVSYLRLKNAKLVEKEGHLDCKARTPPLLDVVGQRTLKTIQRSHASKAADLSNTIEHLQLHDALVDIPKPSIRRKGRYFGMSNVTGVTSSSTHTSVEDQVKNAFNTIKELLTSSCKGLGMEHVTHINLYLGTQTLFGRINSMYRTMFGVSPPTRACVALASLPRGCDLMINAVAFDDTSATPPFDRRALHVQGRSFWAPANIGPYSQGIVQAEKIWISGQIGLLPADLSLPEDEHLQTALSIQHVRRIYKAMMNDMGGRHVDKGWVEGGLCWVDDEDMVEIARRAWISQCDGQDQEDEESEREEAKAWLGQPSTGESRLPPMLFVVLPRHCLPRSAAIEWQITAHTGRIPPSIKRDTANKTVTSSEDDDGSEPGSDTTHVSITRLSTIFADPDAPIEAVHTITTACSAQSSFGVLTLRCLPSSTHVLPDADSNHALTASIRTCTDQSYATQLFAPVGENQNQIAPALTLLKQLICQPSVDGASKESLLNASQVVACSSVHALASDTRAQQIDVAFVWHGI; encoded by the coding sequence ATGAAAGTGGTAGGACTGCTAAGTGGTGGCAAAGACTCGTGTTACAACCTGATCCACTGTGTGCAGCAGGGGCACGAGCTGGTCGCGCTCGCTACACTAGCTCCGCCAGGGTCCAAGGATGAACTCGATTCATACATGTACCAGACGGTTGGACACGATGCGGTCCACCTCGTTGCGGAAGCCATGCAACTCCCGCTCTACCGTCGCGTGATCAAGGGGACCGCCATCAACCAGCGTGCAGAGTACGGCTTGCGCACGACCTCTTTATCATCCAGCATAGCCTCCAGCAGCACATCCAAAGCAGGACCATTGCAAGACGAAACGGAGGACCTTTACCACTTGTTAATGGACGTTAAACAACATCACCCTGACGTAGAGGCTGTCTCCGTAGGCGCTATTTTGTCCAACTATCAACGCGTGCGGGTCGAACATGTGGCTATGCGCGCAGATGTCAACTTGACGCCGCTGACGTTTCTTTGGCAGCGCTCACAGTCGGAGCTGTATGCAGAAATGCTTCAAGCCGGCCTCGTTTCGATCCTTATCAAGGTAGCTGGGATAGGGCTGGATGAGCGTGACTTGGGAAAGACGCTCGGCCAAAtgcagcgcaagctcgagaggTTGTCGGCTATGTATGGGGCACATGTCTGTGGTGAGGGTGGCGAGTACGAGACGTTGACGATTGACTCGCCTCTGTTTAGGAAGAGAATCGAGGTTGGAGACACCGAGACAGTGATTCATTCAGATGGTGGAGGATTCGGCAGTGTCAGCTATCTGCGGCTGAAGAATGCCAAGCTGGTTGAGAAGGAGGGCCACTTGGATTGCAAAGCGAGAACGCCTCCATTGTTGGACGTTGTTGGGCAGCGGACGTTGAAGACGATCCAAAGGAGTCATGCTTCAAAGGCAGCGGATCTGTCCAACACAATCGAGCACTTGCAGCTCCATGATGCGCTTGTGGACATTCCAAAGCCGTCTATCCGACGCAAAGGGCGCTATTTCGGCATGTCCAACGTTACCGGTgtcacctcgtcgtccactCACACATCTGTAGAGGACCAAGTCAAGAACGCCTTCAACACGATCAAAGAGCTGCTCACCTCGTCTTGCAAAGGACTGGGCATGGAACACGTAACGCACATCAACCTCTATCTTGGCACACAGACGTTGTTTGGCCGCATCAACTCGATGTATCGTACCATGTTCGGCGTCTCACCACCCACGCGAGCATGCGTTGCTCTAGCGTCGCTTCCTCGTGGCTGTGATCTCATGATCAACGCGGTTGCGTTTGACGATACTAGCGCGACGCCACCGTTCGATCGGCGCGCTCTGCACGTTCAGGGACGCTCATTTTGGGCGCCTGCCAACATCGGTCCTTACTCGCAAGGTATAGTGCAAGCTGAGAAGATCTGGATTTCAGGGCAGATCGGCTTGCTACCCGCTGATCTGTCTCTGCCTGAGGACGAGCATCTGCAGACGGCGCTGAGTATACAGCATGTGAGACGGATTTACAAGGCGATGATGAACGATATGGGGGGAAGACATGTTGACAAGGGCTGGGTCGAGGGTGGGCTGTGTTGggtggatgacgaggacATGGTGGAGATCGCCAGACGGGCGTGGATCAGTCAGTGTGACgggcaagatcaagaagacgaggaaagcgagcgagaagagGCGAAAGCGTGGCTAGGTCAGCCAAGTACTGGAGAAAGTAGACTGCCACCGATGCTGTTCGTCGTACTGCCCCGGCACTGTTTGCCGCGAAGCGCGGCGATCGAGTGGCAGATCACTGCTCACACGGGTCGAATACCTCCATCGATCAAGCGCGACACTGCGAACAAGACAGTCACCTCCTctgaagacgatgatggcagTGAACCAGGATCCGACACGACCCATGTCTCTATCACACGCCTCTCGACCATCTTTGCCGACCCGGACGCGCCAATCGAGGCCGTTCAtaccatcaccaccgctTGCTCGGCGCagagcagctttggcgTGCTGACACTCCGTTGTCTACCCTCCTCGACTCACGTCCTTCCAGACGCCGACTCGAACCATGCACTCACGGCGTCGATTCGAACGTGCACAGATCAGTCGTACGCAACCCAGCTCTTCGCACCAGTCGGCGAAAACCAAAACCAGATTGCGCCCGCATTGACGCTTCTCAAGCAGCTTATCTGTCAACCGAGTGTGGATGGCGCGAGCAAAGAGTCGCTGCTGAATGCATCGCAAGTGGTTGCATGTTCAAGTGTCCATGCTCTTGCATCCGATACAAGAGCACAACAGATCGACGTTGCATTCGTTTGGCACGGCATCTAA
- a CDS encoding uncharacterized protein (related to RAD52 - recombination and DNA repair protein) yields MNSAAVHSSKLIAEFENQPQQHLLPQYPSQHPFGASTHGPFGGASATDDNRQHSDDAFSAHNEMGNGADSDAANAAPNPHELAHHSAPGPSASHQPRALTQYDYPGGWGAQTFNGLGGLTQDSASRVATLQAKLNQRLGPEYLSQRPGPGGGKKLTYIEGWKLVDLANEVFGFNGWSTTIVRLDVDFLDGSPDGTRFNAGVSCVVRVTLRDGAFHEDIGYGSAENARQKHAALEKGKKEAVTDATKRALKNFGKLLGNCTYDHQYSANALKVSNPTPKFDASELHRRPELRHPQPSAPTPPPPPKSAPVQLQPAQAQPPRPPLAPTKPTDAPAPQQASSSSVQPALTAPDPSASTVRPPAPPLQSVGAPQLAAATTTPFASSSTTAPLIVSHNAASKPDKQNTNHAFKDEVAERQQRSMLARQAYLQRQQAEARKIHTHAPAPESHQIVTVAIGAQNAGAAAAAAAAAGQVEFGSDSFDDSFNEVLADYDETSMGDAEAASRALEMEIDEAHRQLSPAEHEDLDDTSSVLHSNYNAADDSGVALSDSSNAVQVKQEKVKAIEMRRSASPVKQVKMEAAKAPRRAGSVGRFVSPPPLPRPAFKTSASLAPGSAGYVSGNNVMRNGTTSLSAASMGVGASRNAGALPCRRMHSTTLQGMGGVEGGAANTTAARQPTREPVDDARVADDTLRGVKRSSEAVDFETSVSTRSAMAPTSAANAFRRL; encoded by the coding sequence ATGAACTCGGCTGCTGTACATTCGTCCAAACTCATCGCAGAGTTTGAAAACCAGCCGCAGCAACACTTGCTCCCACAGTACCCATCCCAGCACCCATTTGGTGCCTCCACACATGGTCCTTTTGGTGGAGCATCCGCAACCGACGACAACCGACAGCACAGTGACGACGCTTTTTCCGCACACAACGAGATGGGCAACGGTGCTGATTCCGATGCGGCGAACGCAGCGCCGAACCCACACGAGCTCGCACATCACTCTGCACCTGGTCCGTCCGCTAGCCACCAACCTCGCGCACTCACGCAGTACGACTATCCAGGAGGATGGGGTGCACAGACCTTTAACGGTCTCGGTGGGCTCACCCAGGACAGCGCATCTCGCGTCGCCACTCTAcaggccaagctcaaccaGAGGCTCGGTCCCGAATACCTCTCACAACGACCCGGTCCAGGTGGCGGCAAAAAGTTGACCTACATCGAGGGTtggaagctcgtcgacctgGCCAACGAAGTCTTTGGCTTCAATGGCTGGTCCACCACCATTGTACGTCTGGATGTCGACTTTCTCGATGGCTCGCCCGACGGTACTCGCTTCAATGCTGGCGTCAGCTGCGTCGTGCGAGTCACTCTGCGTGACGGTGCTTTCCACGAGGACATCGGCTACGGCAGCGCCGAAAATGCTAGGCAGAAGCATGCTGCACTCGAAAAGGGAAAGAAGGAGGCCGTCACCGACGCCACAAAACGAGCGCTCAAAAACTTTggcaagctgctcggcaaCTGCACCTACGATCATCAGTACTCGGCCAATGCGCTCAAGGTGAGCAATCCAACGCCCAAATTCGATGCTTCCGAGCTCCATCGCAGGCCAGAACTACGACATCCTCAACCATCCGCCCcgacgccgccgccgccgccaaaATCAGCGCCCGTACAGCTACAACCAGCACAAGCCCAGCCGCCTCGGCCGCCACTTGCCCCGACCAAGCCAACAGACGCTCCAGCACCGCAGCAAGCTAGCTCCAGTTCAGTACAACCTGCGCTCACCGCTCCCGATCCATCGGCAAGCACCGTCAGACCGCCGGCACCACCTTTGCAAAGTGTCGGAGCGCCGCAACTTGCTGCGGCAACCACCACGCCATTtgcatccagctcgaccaCCGCACCTTTGATCGTCAGTCACAATGCTGCTTCGAAACCAGACAAGCAGAATACCAACCATGCATTCAAGGATGAGGTGGCAGAACGCCAACAGAGATCCAtgctcgctcgacaagccTATCTGCAACGTCAGCAGGCCGAAGCACGCAAAATCCACACGCACGCGCCCGCGCCAGAATCGCACCAGATTGTCACGGTCGCTATTGGAGCACAGAATGCGGgagccgcagccgcagccgcagccgcagcaggCCAAGTCGAGTTTGGATCTGATTCCTTTGACGACAGCTTCAACGAAGTGCTCGCCGACTACGACGAGACGTCGATGGGCGATGCCGAAGCGGCCTCGCGAgcgctcgagatggagatTGATGAAGCGCATCGCCAGCTCTCTCCTGCCGAGCATGAGGATCTGGACGATACCAGCAGTGTTTTGCATTCCAACTACAACGCTGCTGATGATAGTGGAGTCGCGTTGTCCGACAGCTCCAACGCTGTGCAGGTTAAGCAGGAAAAGGTGAAAGCAATCGAGATGCGACGCTCAGCGAGCCCGGTCAAGCAAGTCAAGATGGAAGCGGCCAAAGCGCCACGTCGAGCCGGAAGCGTGGGTCGATTCGtctcgccgccgccgcttcctcgtccgGCTTTCAAGACAAGTGCAAGCCTAGCTCCAGGCTCAGCAGGCTACGTGAGCGGCAACAACGTGATGCGCAACGGTACCACTTCTTTGTCAGCTGCCTCCATGGGGGTTGGTGCATCGCGCAACGCGGGCGCACTGCCTTGTCGGCGCATGCACTCTACCACGCTCCAAGGCATGGGCGGTGTCGAGGGTGGAGCGGCCAACACTACAGCAGCACGACAGCCTACGCGCGAGCctgtcgacgatgctcgTGTAGCAGATGACACGCTGCGTGGAGTCAAGAGGTCCAGCGAAGCTGTCGATTTCGAGACAAGCGTTTCGACCAGATCGGCAATGGCACCAACTTCAGCTGCCAACGCCTTTCGTCGCCTGTAA